A region from the Serinibacter arcticus genome encodes:
- a CDS encoding heme ABC transporter ATP-binding protein: MSARGVRVVLGGSLILDDVDLEVRPGELTALVGPNGAGKSTLLAVLAGDLDPAAGTVEVTGRELRRTPVRDLARVRAVQVQESQLSFSFTATEVVAMGRAPWQGTPSEDDDDAVVAASMRRADVTHLAARRFPSLSGGEKARTSFARALAQDTRVLLLDEPTAALDIRHQEALLTEVTRLVADGAAVVVVLHDLSLAGAYADRVVLLRGGRVRADGTPHEVLTAELLTEVYEHPVDVIHHPDSPGPVVLPVRAHRRPGAAGPVVTDIPTAFPTDEETSS, encoded by the coding sequence ACGTCGACCTCGAGGTCCGCCCCGGCGAGCTCACCGCGCTCGTCGGGCCCAACGGCGCGGGCAAGTCCACGCTGCTGGCCGTCCTCGCCGGTGACCTCGACCCGGCCGCCGGTACGGTCGAGGTCACGGGCCGCGAGCTGAGGCGGACGCCGGTCCGCGACCTCGCGCGCGTGCGCGCCGTCCAGGTCCAGGAGTCCCAGCTCAGCTTCTCCTTCACCGCCACCGAGGTCGTCGCGATGGGTCGCGCGCCCTGGCAGGGGACGCCGTCGGAGGACGACGACGACGCCGTCGTGGCCGCCTCGATGCGCCGCGCGGACGTCACGCACCTGGCCGCGCGCCGCTTCCCCTCCCTCTCGGGCGGGGAGAAGGCACGCACGTCGTTCGCGCGGGCGCTCGCCCAGGACACCCGCGTGCTCCTGCTCGACGAGCCGACGGCGGCGCTCGACATCCGTCACCAGGAGGCGCTGCTCACGGAGGTGACGCGCCTCGTGGCGGACGGCGCCGCCGTCGTCGTCGTGCTCCACGACCTCAGCCTCGCCGGCGCCTACGCCGATCGCGTGGTGCTGCTGCGCGGCGGACGGGTGCGCGCCGACGGCACCCCGCACGAGGTGCTGACCGCCGAGCTGCTGACCGAGGTCTACGAGCACCCCGTCGACGTGATCCACCACCCGGACTCGCCCGGGCCGGTCGTGCTGCCGGTGCGGGCGCACCGACGACCTGGTGCAGCCGGCCCCGTCGTCACCGACATCCCCACCGCGTTCCCGACCGACGAGGAGACGTCGTCATGA